In Mastigocladopsis repens PCC 10914, a single window of DNA contains:
- a CDS encoding DNA translocase FtsK encodes MQYLTEAIEIRAQIANFALAKTLWLDTEIANWNTSYPKLSLIQVLANPTDSAGESVFILDVLHKPDLAADFINQIMVNPNIEKVFHNASFDLKYLGGQLAQNVTCTLKLARKITRKVLPVSNLQLKTLAAELCHFSNVNKEEQGSDWGQRPLSQNQLQYAAMDTIYLAAVHRRLLEIYNPNLISNIFDMVANSSKQSTEKSENLSLNATKVRVAFECPRLFYLNQRFRGNTLFLPQNTQTGIGKAFHELADEFVSLATHEPRFQDLFKPAAAQLQVEQIASGMQQLFYEIKFYPYLQQIVKKDADQAQALLQVWQGLQRLIKRFAELLVINRRYCSAERVIRNTFISEKRKLEYYFNLPDGTQQRVGGEFDCLVYNFEKKRLCVVEFKTYQPADASAQLAQVALYSYMLWQNKKVAVDSAVYCVLPEFKEYQYSWEQLENTVHQLIPYKLQQMQQWLSWEAPSPNPPPPTTQPHLCQICPQQQKCQSYFLEESQDQKASNNQEQQRTSGQNGQTVNNQQQSTSSNANAIGEELVATLQSFGISVDYHGAAIGPAFIRVKLKPQLGVKVNSLLKLSADLQVQLGLANPPLISPQAGYVSVDLPRPDRQVAKFEDYIKSQILPATAPVKIAIGVNLDGQLVEADLSDPNTCHFLVGGTTGSGKSEFLRSLLLSLLVRHSPQHLQIALVDPKRVTFPEFEEMRWLYSPIVKDSDRAIELMDELVTQMESRYQQFEKAGCADLSTYNQRSRQPLPRIVCIFDEYADFMAEKEIRTALEQSIKRLGAMARAAGIHLIIATQRPEAGVVTPIIRSNLPGRVALKTASEADSMIILGGKQTSAARLLGKGDLLYQMGAQLYRLQSLFTINILLPSV; translated from the coding sequence ATGCAATACCTGACAGAAGCTATTGAAATCCGAGCGCAAATTGCCAATTTTGCCTTGGCTAAAACGCTGTGGTTAGATACAGAAATTGCTAACTGGAATACTTCCTATCCCAAATTATCGCTAATTCAGGTGTTGGCTAACCCCACAGATTCGGCGGGTGAATCTGTTTTCATTCTCGATGTGTTACATAAACCTGATTTAGCGGCAGATTTTATTAACCAAATAATGGTTAATCCTAATATAGAAAAGGTATTCCACAACGCCAGTTTTGATTTGAAATACCTGGGTGGACAGCTAGCACAAAATGTTACCTGTACGCTGAAGCTAGCCAGAAAAATTACCCGTAAAGTTTTGCCAGTATCCAACTTACAACTTAAAACCTTAGCAGCAGAACTTTGTCACTTCTCTAACGTAAATAAAGAAGAACAGGGAAGCGACTGGGGACAGCGCCCTCTCAGTCAAAACCAGCTACAGTATGCTGCAATGGATACAATTTATTTGGCTGCTGTGCATCGCCGCTTATTAGAAATTTATAATCCTAATCTTATAAGTAATATTTTTGATATGGTCGCTAATAGTTCAAAGCAGTCAACTGAAAAATCAGAAAATTTATCTTTAAATGCTACTAAAGTCAGAGTTGCGTTTGAGTGTCCTCGCCTTTTTTATTTGAATCAGCGTTTCCGTGGAAATACCTTATTTTTACCACAAAACACCCAAACTGGCATTGGCAAGGCATTCCATGAATTGGCTGATGAATTTGTGAGTTTAGCAACTCATGAACCACGATTTCAAGATTTGTTTAAACCAGCTGCAGCCCAATTGCAGGTAGAGCAAATTGCTTCTGGGATGCAACAGCTATTTTATGAAATAAAGTTCTATCCTTACCTGCAACAAATTGTTAAAAAAGATGCCGACCAAGCACAAGCACTGCTGCAAGTATGGCAGGGATTACAACGACTCATCAAACGCTTTGCAGAATTGCTGGTAATCAATCGGCGCTATTGCAGTGCAGAAAGGGTTATTCGTAACACTTTTATCTCTGAAAAACGTAAACTTGAGTATTACTTTAATCTTCCAGATGGAACGCAACAACGGGTAGGAGGGGAATTTGATTGCTTAGTCTATAACTTTGAAAAAAAGCGTTTATGTGTGGTGGAGTTTAAAACTTATCAACCAGCCGATGCATCAGCGCAATTAGCCCAAGTTGCGCTTTATAGTTATATGCTATGGCAGAATAAAAAAGTAGCTGTTGACTCAGCGGTTTACTGTGTTTTGCCAGAGTTTAAAGAGTATCAGTATTCTTGGGAACAGCTAGAAAATACGGTGCATCAGCTGATTCCCTATAAATTACAACAAATGCAGCAATGGCTGAGTTGGGAAGCACCATCACCCAATCCACCGCCACCTACAACCCAGCCTCATCTGTGTCAAATTTGTCCACAGCAGCAAAAGTGTCAAAGTTACTTTTTAGAAGAATCTCAAGATCAGAAAGCATCTAACAACCAGGAGCAACAAAGAACAAGTGGGCAGAATGGACAGACAGTAAACAATCAGCAGCAATCAACCAGTAGTAATGCTAATGCCATAGGTGAAGAGTTGGTTGCCACGTTGCAATCTTTTGGTATTAGTGTAGATTACCACGGGGCAGCTATTGGTCCAGCATTTATTCGAGTAAAACTCAAACCTCAGCTTGGTGTTAAAGTGAACTCTTTACTGAAATTATCGGCTGATTTGCAAGTGCAGTTGGGGTTAGCGAATCCGCCTCTGATTTCTCCTCAGGCTGGATATGTTAGTGTTGATTTGCCTCGTCCTGATAGACAAGTTGCTAAGTTTGAAGATTATATAAAATCGCAAATTTTACCTGCAACTGCACCAGTAAAAATTGCTATTGGAGTGAATTTAGATGGGCAATTGGTAGAAGCTGATTTATCAGATCCAAATACTTGCCACTTTTTAGTTGGGGGTACGACAGGAAGTGGTAAGAGTGAATTTTTACGATCGCTCCTCCTTAGTTTACTCGTTCGTCATTCTCCGCAACATCTGCAAATTGCCCTCGTTGATCCCAAACGAGTTACTTTTCCAGAGTTTGAGGAAATGCGGTGGTTGTATTCACCAATTGTGAAAGATAGCGATCGCGCTATTGAATTGATGGATGAATTAGTCACACAAATGGAGTCGCGTTATCAGCAATTTGAAAAAGCCGGTTGTGCTGATTTGAGTACTTATAATCAACGTTCTCGTCAACCTTTGCCTCGTATTGTCTGCATATTTGATGAATACGCCGACTTTATGGCAGAAAAAGAAATCCGCACGGCGCTAGAACAAAGCATTAAACGGCTTGGTGCAATGGCAAGAGCAGCTGGAATTCATCTAATTATTGCCACTCAACGCCCCGAAGCTGGTGTTGTCACTCCAATTATCCGCTCCAATTTACCGGGAAGGGTTGCACTGAAAACTGCTAGTGAAGCAGACTCAATGATTATCTTAGGAGGTAAACAAACATCTGCTGCTCGCTTATTAGGTAAAGGCGATTTACTCTATCAAATGGGTGCTCAACTGTACCGCTTACAAAGTTTATTCACGATTAATATTCTGCTACCGTCAGTCTAG
- a CDS encoding ATP-binding protein, giving the protein MASIDEVIKKSLNPFENHAAGNFWLEQEPPPTVESIHQKPLTQIKSVLAEVTQDHQTRSLILYGDAGTGKTHFLGQLKQQLNDQAFFIYVEPFSQSDRIWQHILRYTVDSLVNAPAGQADSQLILWLKSSLSTIEKGLKSEQQSLLERIKGIFGQTKTGTGRDPAKQPLGERQLFIDILKKTIGTTGIYNANEFFGVLYDLTNPDLYYLACEWLKGDDLDEESLKKLKVKQSIDDEDKARGILGNFSKASAKTQPIVLCFDQLDSIARLPDGSIDLQALFNVNSMIYNGRWKNFLIIISIRTENWYNNSKRVHPSDIDKASIRIPLKRITLEEGETLLASRLYPLHNQANPKPVSPIYPLNKQVLEKVFPSRKATPRDFLTLGKQLFHDYKKWLFRDKQPPKPKWFDGGATPPPPPPPPEDKIKAEFELLWQQEYQKVQGKNTKIILLAAPDLIRMLQQALEALQVQEIKLKLISGKYASYSLSYQQPSKRERVGIVWTEDSNMNSFFNIMNACQKAIQQNLCQTLYLIRAGNVGKPNLVGNQIYQQIFTNTNHRHIKPNLSSVHYLATYHSFVNSVEANELVLASKTITLQELQTLVRECNLLHKCTFLQDLRIVSKTSDDKGNGNDGNGRNDLQPVKNFIFNLVKTQGFMGVMTLIKEINAQFTLVKDSEIKQLIQELCQEQKVKIFDPKAKLQDQLICLVTKKK; this is encoded by the coding sequence ATGGCAAGTATTGACGAAGTTATTAAAAAATCGCTTAATCCATTTGAGAACCATGCAGCAGGTAACTTTTGGCTAGAGCAGGAGCCACCCCCTACTGTTGAATCTATTCATCAAAAGCCATTAACTCAAATCAAAAGTGTTTTAGCAGAGGTTACCCAAGACCATCAAACCCGCAGCCTAATTCTCTATGGCGACGCTGGAACTGGAAAGACTCATTTCTTGGGTCAGCTGAAACAACAGCTAAACGATCAAGCTTTTTTTATCTACGTTGAGCCATTTTCTCAGAGTGACCGTATCTGGCAGCACATATTACGCTACACCGTTGATAGCTTGGTTAATGCTCCAGCAGGACAAGCAGATTCCCAATTAATCCTCTGGCTCAAAAGCAGCTTGTCTACGATTGAGAAGGGGTTAAAAAGTGAGCAGCAAAGTTTGCTTGAAAGAATAAAAGGCATATTTGGGCAAACAAAAACTGGTACAGGACGTGATCCTGCAAAGCAGCCGCTAGGCGAACGCCAACTCTTCATTGACATCCTTAAAAAGACCATTGGCACCACAGGAATTTACAATGCCAATGAATTCTTTGGTGTTCTTTATGACCTGACTAATCCAGATTTATACTATCTAGCCTGTGAATGGTTGAAAGGAGATGACTTAGATGAAGAAAGTCTGAAAAAGTTAAAAGTTAAGCAATCTATTGATGATGAAGACAAGGCGCGTGGTATTTTAGGCAATTTTAGCAAAGCTTCTGCTAAAACTCAGCCGATTGTGTTGTGTTTCGATCAGTTAGATAGCATTGCTCGTTTGCCAGATGGCTCTATTGATCTACAAGCTTTATTCAACGTCAACTCTATGATTTATAATGGCAGGTGGAAAAATTTCCTGATTATCATCAGCATCAGGACAGAGAACTGGTATAACAATTCTAAGCGAGTTCATCCCTCTGACATAGATAAAGCTAGTATCAGAATTCCACTAAAACGCATTACGCTGGAAGAAGGCGAAACCCTTTTAGCTTCTCGACTCTATCCCCTGCACAATCAAGCTAACCCCAAACCTGTTTCCCCGATTTACCCCTTAAATAAACAGGTGCTAGAGAAAGTGTTTCCTAGCCGTAAAGCTACACCCCGCGATTTTCTGACGCTAGGGAAACAACTATTCCATGATTATAAGAAATGGCTATTTAGAGATAAACAACCGCCTAAACCAAAATGGTTTGATGGTGGAGCTACGCCACCGCCGCCACCGCCACCTCCAGAAGATAAAATTAAAGCAGAATTTGAATTGCTATGGCAGCAGGAATATCAAAAAGTTCAGGGAAAAAATACCAAAATTATCTTGTTAGCCGCACCGGATCTAATTCGGATGTTGCAACAAGCCTTGGAAGCATTACAAGTACAGGAAATCAAGCTGAAACTTATCAGTGGAAAGTACGCTAGTTATTCCTTGAGTTATCAACAACCCAGTAAGCGTGAGCGAGTAGGGATAGTCTGGACAGAAGACTCAAATATGAATAGTTTTTTCAATATAATGAATGCTTGCCAAAAAGCAATTCAGCAAAATCTCTGTCAAACCCTGTATTTAATTCGGGCTGGAAATGTAGGGAAACCAAACCTGGTTGGAAATCAAATATACCAACAGATATTCACAAATACTAATCATCGTCATATTAAGCCCAATCTGTCTTCGGTTCACTACTTGGCGACATATCACAGCTTTGTGAATTCAGTGGAAGCTAATGAATTGGTGCTTGCAAGCAAAACCATTACTTTGCAGGAACTACAAACTTTAGTCCGCGAGTGCAATCTTTTGCATAAATGTACTTTCTTGCAAGATTTAAGAATTGTTTCTAAAACAAGTGATGATAAAGGGAATGGTAACGATGGTAACGGTAGAAACGATTTACAACCAGTTAAGAATTTTATATTTAATTTAGTGAAAACCCAAGGGTTTATGGGAGTAATGACTCTAATTAAAGAGATTAACGCCCAGTTTACTCTTGTGAAAGACTCTGAAATTAAACAGTTGATTCAAGAACTGTGTCAAGAGCAAAAGGTCAAAATTTTTGACCCCAAAGCAAAGTTGCAAGACCAATTAATTTGTTTAGTTACTAAAAAAAAGTAA
- a CDS encoding glycosyltransferase family 2 protein, which produces MPKVSVCIPTFNRINLLPFAIESVLQQTYQDFELIVCDDGSCDGTSELMSKYTDSRIKYLRHPQNIGKSNNMRSGFDAATGEYFIKFDDDDRLTSDFLSRTTAILHKDPSIDFVGTDHWVIDINNIRDEAKTQENSRRWGRANLLEGVVDNLLEVVFVNQSFQIGATLFRRSTLQELGFMQPNWQNCEDNDLFVRLALAGKKGYYLPELLMEYRFHEQQQGINRAIPYLTDKLRYLENYQFESEKLEKIRQQRLAETQLLLGLRLIEKGETQKGRELVLAGKSFSPAKAWTGLGLALLPVGLRPWAFGLVRRVKG; this is translated from the coding sequence GTGCCTAAAGTAAGTGTTTGCATTCCGACTTTCAACCGTATCAACCTGCTACCTTTTGCTATTGAAAGCGTATTACAGCAGACTTATCAAGACTTTGAATTGATTGTCTGTGATGACGGTTCTTGTGACGGTACATCTGAACTTATGTCAAAGTACACAGACAGCCGCATCAAATATCTCCGTCATCCGCAAAATATTGGTAAAAGTAATAATATGCGCTCTGGTTTTGATGCCGCAACGGGCGAATATTTTATTAAATTTGATGATGATGATAGGTTAACTTCAGATTTCCTATCACGTACCACTGCAATTCTTCATAAAGACCCTAGTATTGATTTTGTTGGTACTGACCACTGGGTCATTGATATTAACAATATCCGGGATGAGGCGAAAACCCAAGAAAATTCTCGCCGCTGGGGTAGGGCGAATTTACTAGAAGGTGTTGTTGATAATTTATTGGAAGTTGTCTTTGTTAACCAAAGCTTTCAAATAGGCGCAACTTTATTTCGCCGTTCAACCTTACAAGAGTTGGGATTTATGCAGCCCAATTGGCAAAATTGTGAGGATAATGATTTATTTGTGCGGCTAGCTTTGGCAGGTAAGAAAGGTTATTATCTACCAGAATTGTTAATGGAATATCGTTTTCATGAGCAACAGCAAGGTATTAATCGGGCAATTCCTTATTTAACTGATAAATTGCGGTATTTAGAAAATTATCAATTTGAGTCTGAGAAGCTGGAGAAAATTAGGCAACAGCGTCTTGCAGAGACACAGTTATTGTTAGGATTGCGGTTGATTGAAAAGGGTGAAACGCAAAAAGGAAGGGAGTTAGTTTTAGCAGGGAAGTCTTTTTCTCCTGCCAAGGCTTGGACTGGGTTAGGGTTGGCGTTGTTACCTGTGGGGTTGCGTCCTTGGGCTTTTGGTTTGGTAAGGAGGGTGAAGGGGTAG
- a CDS encoding polysaccharide pyruvyl transferase family protein: MKLFYFRFPNGISNFGDNLNPWLWDRLLPGVFDQDKTTTFIGIGSLLNNYIPKAHKTVVFGSGVGYGKGLPKVDESWKIYCLRGQLSAKALGVASELAVTDSAVLVRRLYKQTTTKVNRFAYMPHIDHAILGDSAWKLICEQAGIAYIDPRWQIEQVLSAINQTEVLLAEAMHGVIIADALRVPWIPIFTSTKIFPFKWHDWCSSIDVKYEPKYVMPLRKLYPPGPGVRSSLRYSLKCVKQAPQRFFKAFWADESKKMAIQLADIAKTSKPTLSNEARIEQLTVELEERLQQFKEDMAAGYFDHSG; this comes from the coding sequence ATGAAGCTGTTTTATTTTCGCTTCCCCAATGGGATTAGCAATTTTGGCGATAATCTTAACCCCTGGTTATGGGACCGATTGCTCCCAGGCGTGTTTGACCAGGATAAAACAACTACCTTTATCGGCATCGGCTCACTGCTAAATAATTATATTCCCAAAGCTCATAAAACGGTGGTATTTGGATCTGGGGTTGGCTACGGTAAGGGCTTACCCAAAGTCGATGAGTCTTGGAAAATTTACTGTTTGAGAGGGCAACTCTCAGCAAAAGCATTGGGGGTTGCATCTGAATTAGCGGTAACAGACAGCGCTGTACTTGTCAGGCGGTTATATAAACAGACCACGACCAAGGTAAATCGATTCGCTTATATGCCTCACATCGACCATGCCATCCTTGGGGATAGCGCCTGGAAACTCATCTGCGAGCAAGCAGGAATTGCATACATCGATCCCCGTTGGCAAATTGAACAAGTGTTGTCTGCCATTAACCAAACGGAAGTCTTGCTGGCTGAGGCGATGCACGGTGTTATTATTGCCGATGCTCTTCGGGTACCTTGGATTCCTATTTTTACCAGTACCAAGATTTTTCCCTTCAAATGGCACGATTGGTGTTCATCAATTGATGTAAAATACGAACCTAAGTACGTCATGCCTTTGAGGAAGCTATATCCACCAGGTCCGGGAGTTCGTTCATCTCTTCGTTACTCGCTCAAATGTGTAAAGCAGGCTCCACAGCGATTCTTTAAAGCGTTTTGGGCAGATGAGTCAAAGAAGATGGCAATCCAACTGGCTGATATTGCCAAGACCTCAAAACCAACTTTGAGTAATGAGGCTCGGATTGAGCAACTGACTGTTGAACTTGAGGAAAGACTACAGCAATTTAAAGAAGATATGGCAGCTGGGTACTTTGATCATTCCGGCTAA
- a CDS encoding Npun_R2821/Npun_R2822 family protein, whose protein sequence is MEDFGIYTLANDVVYDQLVALLNSIEVNVSPDIHICIIPYDDRLNLVNQEIDSRPNVSLFYDPTSLQRWEEFYHEVWNAHPSNNKKNLGHSKWYKKSNLLRKMCAFDGKFDKFVFYDADSLAMSPLNRVLQKLDQYDFVFDDWEHSKPTPVAAFNFSVIEKAISLPESEVRSKIHCSSFFGSKRGIFGNDELEILRKRLVKDQEFTWINERSWWCDADLFSYMTLRSNRPLFNFTQSTNGQDRTGNCADGDPFVNINNVLFNQQGLKPIHRLHYMNYPATYFTHLSKGEDVKISYRDEFLYYRFLKQPEQRPKELKPPSLLTQTTRKLQSAINKLKKFIS, encoded by the coding sequence ATGGAAGATTTCGGTATTTATACGCTGGCAAATGATGTTGTTTATGACCAATTAGTGGCATTGCTAAACAGCATTGAAGTGAATGTTAGCCCAGATATTCATATTTGTATTATTCCCTACGATGATAGACTAAATTTGGTTAATCAGGAAATAGATTCCAGACCGAATGTTAGCTTGTTTTACGATCCAACTTCCTTACAACGTTGGGAAGAGTTTTATCATGAAGTTTGGAATGCTCATCCTAGTAACAATAAGAAAAATTTAGGACACTCAAAATGGTACAAAAAAAGTAATTTACTCAGAAAAATGTGCGCCTTTGATGGCAAGTTTGACAAGTTTGTATTTTATGATGCTGACAGTTTAGCTATGAGTCCGCTGAATAGGGTCTTACAAAAGCTAGACCAATACGATTTTGTCTTTGATGACTGGGAACATAGCAAGCCAACTCCTGTTGCAGCATTTAATTTTTCTGTGATTGAAAAGGCAATTTCCTTGCCTGAATCTGAAGTGCGTTCTAAAATACATTGTTCCAGTTTCTTCGGTTCAAAACGCGGTATTTTTGGCAATGATGAGCTAGAAATACTAAGAAAACGTCTGGTCAAAGACCAAGAATTTACCTGGATTAATGAACGCTCTTGGTGGTGTGATGCAGACTTATTCAGTTACATGACATTGCGCTCCAATCGCCCATTATTTAACTTTACCCAAAGCACCAATGGTCAAGATAGAACTGGTAACTGTGCTGATGGCGATCCATTTGTCAATATTAACAACGTTCTTTTCAACCAACAGGGATTAAAACCAATTCATCGTCTTCATTACATGAATTATCCTGCTACTTATTTTACCCATTTGTCTAAAGGTGAAGACGTTAAAATCAGTTACAGGGATGAATTTTTGTACTATCGTTTTTTAAAGCAACCAGAACAAAGACCAAAAGAGTTAAAGCCACCTAGTCTATTGACTCAAACTACTCGCAAGCTACAAAGTGCTATCAACAAGTTAAAAAAATTTATTTCTTAG
- a CDS encoding glycosyltransferase family 4 protein — protein sequence MNILMLSSTFPYPPTRGGTQVRTFNLLKYISQHHAITLVTQREPDVTNAEIEELRNYVAHLVIFNRPQDSTTSGGILKKIQRFTTFILQGIPPSVLNRYSDEMQIWVDNFVQAGKCDVITCEHSVNEIYVKPHFQKHLTTVVNVHSSVYGSCRNQLDTGISENRFRDKLYLPLLRRYEKRYCSKFSAIVVTTEEDRVQIQEFNPNSKIQVIPNGVDLVSFPNRTHDLGGQRLIFIGAMDNLANIDAVCFFSNEVLPEIQKLYPDTTFDIVGSRPAPEVLALKEKPGITVTGRVPSMVEYLHKATVCVVPMRTGFGIKNKTLEAMAAGVPVVASDRGLEGLAIDGANVPLRALRANQPTEYVTAIRQLFENPQLRAELSRNARQFVETEFTWDSAGKRYEEVLTSGGC from the coding sequence ATGAACATTTTAATGCTATCTTCGACCTTTCCCTATCCGCCCACACGAGGGGGAACGCAGGTAAGAACGTTTAATTTACTCAAGTATATTAGTCAACACCATGCTATCACCCTGGTTACTCAACGGGAGCCTGATGTCACAAATGCAGAAATAGAAGAATTACGGAATTATGTGGCTCACTTAGTTATTTTTAATCGCCCACAAGACTCTACAACATCCGGAGGAATACTGAAGAAAATCCAGCGTTTCACTACTTTTATCTTACAAGGGATACCGCCAAGTGTGTTAAACCGTTACTCAGATGAAATGCAAATTTGGGTGGATAATTTCGTGCAGGCGGGGAAATGCGATGTCATTACGTGCGAACATAGCGTGAATGAAATTTATGTGAAACCCCATTTCCAAAAACATCTTACAACCGTAGTTAACGTTCATAGTTCGGTCTATGGTTCCTGTCGCAACCAGCTAGACACGGGGATTTCTGAAAATAGATTTCGAGATAAACTCTATCTACCACTTTTGCGTCGTTACGAGAAACGCTACTGCTCTAAATTCTCGGCAATTGTGGTAACAACAGAAGAAGATAGGGTTCAGATACAAGAATTTAACCCTAACAGTAAAATTCAAGTCATTCCCAATGGCGTAGATTTAGTTTCCTTTCCCAACCGCACTCATGATCTAGGGGGACAACGCTTAATTTTCATCGGTGCGATGGATAATTTAGCAAACATTGATGCTGTGTGCTTTTTCAGCAACGAAGTCTTACCAGAAATTCAAAAGCTTTACCCTGATACCACTTTTGATATTGTTGGTTCTCGTCCTGCACCAGAAGTTTTAGCACTTAAAGAAAAACCTGGTATTACTGTAACAGGGCGTGTGCCTTCAATGGTAGAGTATTTGCACAAAGCAACTGTCTGCGTTGTGCCAATGCGGACGGGATTTGGTATTAAAAATAAAACTTTAGAGGCGATGGCGGCTGGTGTGCCAGTCGTTGCAAGTGACCGTGGTTTAGAAGGACTGGCTATAGATGGTGCAAATGTACCACTGAGGGCATTACGAGCAAATCAGCCTACAGAATATGTTACTGCTATTCGTCAATTGTTTGAAAATCCGCAATTGCGAGCAGAATTGTCTCGTAACGCCAGACAATTCGTAGAAACGGAATTCACTTGGGATAGCGCTGGTAAACGCTATGAGGAAGTTCTTACAAGTGGTGGGTGCTAA
- the thrC gene encoding threonine synthase — MTLSLSAAKSHRQPWLGLIEQYREYLPVNEKTPVVTLLEGNTPLIPVPSIAERVGKEVRVFVKYDGLNPTGSFKDRGMTLAISKAKEAGAKAVICASTGNTSAAAAAYARRGGMRAFVLIPDGYVALGKLAQALLYGAEVLAIKGNFDQALEIVREMAQTYPVTLVNSVNPYRLEGQKTGAFEVVDVLGDAPDWLCIPVGNAGNITAYWMGFCQYHQARKCDRLPRMMGFQAAGASPLVTGQPVAHPETIATAIRIGNPASWQKAVAVQQASMGNFHAVTDAEILDAYRLLASEEGVFCEPASAASVAGLLQVKDQVPTGATVVCVLTGNGLKDPDTALKHSQSQFKQGIAPELLAVAEAMGF; from the coding sequence GTGACTTTAAGCCTGTCTGCAGCTAAATCTCATCGCCAACCCTGGCTTGGACTTATAGAGCAATATCGCGAATACTTGCCTGTAAACGAAAAAACACCAGTTGTTACCCTACTGGAGGGCAATACACCCCTCATACCTGTTCCCTCTATTGCAGAACGGGTAGGCAAAGAAGTGCGTGTCTTCGTCAAATACGATGGTCTTAACCCCACTGGTAGCTTTAAAGACCGAGGAATGACATTGGCAATTTCTAAGGCAAAAGAAGCTGGGGCAAAGGCGGTCATTTGTGCCAGTACGGGCAACACCTCAGCAGCAGCAGCGGCTTACGCTCGGCGTGGGGGTATGCGTGCCTTCGTATTAATTCCCGATGGCTATGTGGCGCTGGGCAAATTGGCACAGGCGTTGCTGTATGGGGCAGAAGTCTTGGCAATCAAAGGGAATTTTGACCAAGCGTTGGAAATTGTACGCGAAATGGCCCAAACTTATCCGGTGACTTTGGTCAATTCGGTCAATCCTTACCGCCTAGAAGGGCAAAAAACAGGAGCGTTTGAAGTTGTTGATGTTTTGGGCGATGCTCCTGACTGGCTGTGCATCCCAGTTGGTAATGCGGGAAATATCACAGCATACTGGATGGGTTTTTGTCAATATCATCAAGCCCGAAAGTGCGATCGCCTGCCTCGAATGATGGGATTCCAAGCAGCAGGTGCATCTCCCCTGGTGACAGGTCAGCCAGTGGCACATCCAGAAACTATAGCTACCGCAATTCGCATTGGCAACCCTGCAAGCTGGCAAAAAGCAGTTGCAGTCCAACAAGCCAGTATGGGCAATTTCCACGCCGTCACCGATGCAGAAATTCTCGATGCTTATCGCCTTTTGGCATCAGAAGAAGGAGTTTTCTGCGAACCCGCCAGCGCCGCTTCCGTTGCCGGTTTGTTGCAGGTGAAAGACCAAGTTCCTACAGGCGCGACAGTGGTTTGTGTCCTCACCGGCAACGGTCTCAAAGACCCAGATACAGCCCTCAAACACAGTCAAAGCCAGTTTAAACAAGGCATTGCGCCGGAACTGTTGGCAGTAGCAGAAGCAATGGGATTTTAG
- a CDS encoding cupin domain-containing protein, with protein sequence MILEAFLQDILSQNISRENFSLYVKNIWESEEGGVMYYHDPSSFCLNIWHLSFDKLITEHGRPEQPLSISQHLFGDENHISARLVYDPPKQNNQYPLEHHSHPVDTVIFVVNGSGVFSFIYDDTKKAIDIDLKPGTTLFFPSNTVHTIKEVGNEGLETLNITDRLNQPSYRTEPINEKKDLLVKPSEDFSQIYNPNLT encoded by the coding sequence ATGATTTTAGAAGCCTTTCTTCAAGATATTTTGTCTCAAAATATTTCTCGTGAGAATTTCTCTTTATATGTTAAAAATATATGGGAAAGTGAAGAGGGCGGTGTGATGTACTACCATGACCCTAGTTCTTTTTGTCTCAATATTTGGCATTTATCTTTTGATAAATTGATTACAGAACATGGTCGTCCTGAACAGCCATTGTCTATTTCTCAACATTTATTTGGTGATGAAAATCATATATCAGCGCGTTTAGTATACGATCCACCAAAACAGAATAATCAATATCCTTTAGAACATCATTCTCACCCGGTTGATACAGTCATTTTTGTTGTCAACGGTTCAGGGGTCTTTTCTTTTATTTATGATGATACTAAGAAGGCGATTGATATAGACCTCAAACCAGGTACAACCTTATTCTTTCCATCGAATACTGTTCATACAATTAAAGAAGTTGGTAATGAGGGTTTGGAGACATTGAATATAACAGATCGATTAAACCAACCAAGCTATCGTACCGAACCTATTAATGAGAAAAAGGATTTATTAGTAAAACCTTCTGAAGATTTTAGCCAAATATACAATCCCAATTTAACGTAA